One region of Drosophila teissieri strain GT53w chromosome 2L, Prin_Dtei_1.1, whole genome shotgun sequence genomic DNA includes:
- the LOC122613802 gene encoding NADH dehydrogenase [ubiquinone] iron-sulfur protein 6, mitochondrial — protein MASKQLVNNLAKLGLPRQNWMSPLATVRHSSCRGDIEKVTHTGQVFDKDDYRNARFVNAKRYVNENWGIKLIDEVAPKECTERVVYCDGGDGPLGHPKVYINLDKPGNHICGYCGLRFVKKDDHHH, from the exons ATGGCCAGCAAGCAATTGGTAAACAATTTGGCCAAACTCGGCCTTCCGCGCCAGAATTGGATGTCACCCCTGGCCACCGTTCGCCACTCCAGCTGCCGCGGTGACATCGAGAAGGTCACACACACCGGACAA GTGTTCGATAAGGATGACTACCGCAATGCGCGGTTCGTGAACGCCAAGCGGTATGTGAACGAGAACTGGGGCATCAAGCTCATCGATGAGGTGGCCCCCAAGGAGTGCACCGAACGAGTTGTCTACTGCGACGGCGGCGATGGTCCTCTGGGTCATCCCAAGGTGTACATAAACCTG GACAAACCCGGAAATCACATTTGCGGCTACTGCGGTCTGCGCTTCGTCAAGAAAGATGACCATCATCATTGA